CATTCCTCGCCGCCCGCCCACGGACTCTTCGGGCCTGCCTCCCTGAGCTGGCGCGTCAATCGCGAGTCGGCGCTCTTTCTCGCCGCCGGACGCGCCTCGCTGCTGCAGCTCGCCCATCCCTGGGTGGCCGTCGCGCTCGATCAGCACTCCTCCATTCGGCGCGACCCGCTGGCCCGCTTTCACAATACCTTCCGGCTCGTCTTTCCCATGGTCTTCGGCACAACGCAGCAGGCGCTCGCCGCCTCGCGCCATCTCTACGGTCTGCATACCCGCATTCAGGGCACGCTGCCTGAAACCGCCGGCAGCCACGCGCAGGGCTCGCCCTACATGGCCAATGAAGTCGAAGCGCTGCTCTGGGTCTTTGCCACGCTGGTCGAGAGCGCCCTGGTCGCCCACGATGCCGTGCTGGCGCCGCTCACCGCAGCCGAGCGTGAGCAATACTACGCCGACAGCCTGCGCCTGGCCGCACTCTTCGGCATCCCCGCCGCCGCGCTGCCTGCAAGCTGGAGCGCCTTCCAGCGCTACTTCGCCGTCATGATCTCATCCAGCCAACTCAGCGTCGCCCCGCTCGCCCTCGACCTCGCCCACGGCGTCCTGCACGGCACCGGAACCTGGCTGCCCGTCCCCGGCTGGTATCGTGCCCTCACCGCTTACTGGATGCCGGAACCGCTCCGGACCGCCTTCGCGCCAGCGTTTGGTCCGGCCTTCGGCCCGGCGGATTCCCGCGCGCACACCGACGCCACCGCCCGGCGCGCCCTCCGCTATCTCGCTGCCAGCTACCGCCACTGGCCCGCGCCCGTGCGCTTCGTCGGGCCTTATCGCGAAGCCCACGCCCGGCTGCACGGCCGCCGCCCCGGACCACTGACGCGCCTCAACAACCGCTTCTGGACCGGCGCACCCCGCATGCTCTTTGCGCCGCCAAAAGCATGAGGGCAGCGCGCTGCGCTGCCCTCATGCCTAAGCCCTTACCCCAGCCTCAACTGATCTGGTCAACTAATCTGGTCATCGGCCACATGATAGCGCGGGTCCTCCAGCACATTCACCTCGACCATCGACTGCGCGCGCCGCAGCAGCTCATAGCAGTCCGGACTCAGGTGGCGCAGATGCAGCCGCTTGCCAATCTGCTCATATTTGCCCGCGAGCCCGTCAATCGCCTCCAGCGCCGAGTGATCCATCACCTTCGCATGCCGAAACTCCACAATCACATCTTCCGGGTCATCCTGCGGAGTGAACAGCTCCTGAAAGCTCGCCGTCGAGGCAAAGAACACCGTGCCCGTCAGCTCATAAATCTTGCGCCCCTCTTCATCCATGCGCGTCTTTACGCCAATCTGCTTGGCATGCTCCCAGGCAAATACCAGCGCCGAAATCAGAATGCCCAGCACCACCGCGGTCGCGAGATTGGTAAACACGGTCACCAGTGTCACCGTGGCCACCACAAAAATATCCTGCCGGGGAACCTTGCCAATCGCACGGAAGGTGCCCCACTCGAAGGTCTTCTCTGAGACCACAAACATCACGCCCACCAGCGCCGCGATGGGAATGCGCTCGATCAGCGACGAAGTGAACAGGATGAAGCTCAGCAGGCACAGCCCCGCCACAATGCCGGAGAGCCGCCGCCGCGCGCCCGCATTGATGTTGATCATCGTCTGCCCGATCATTGCGCAGCCGCCCATCCCGCCAAAAAATCCGCACACAATGTTGGCCGCGCCCTGCGCCAGGCACTCACGATTCGGCCGCCCGCGCGTGCCCGTGATGTCGTCCACCAGGTTCAGCGTGAGCAACGTCTCAATCAATCCCACCCCGGCCAGAATGAACGCATACGGCACAATGATCTTCAGCGTCGCCAGATTCCACGGCACATCGGCGATGTGAAACTTCGGCAGCCCGCCATGAATCGACGCCATGTCGCCCACCGTCAGCGTGTGAATGCCCAGCATCGCGGAAAGCAGCGCCACCGTGATAATCGCCACCAGCGCCGCCGGCGCGGCCTTTGTCAGCTTCGGCAGCAGATAGATGATCACCATCGTCACAACGATCAGCCCGATCATCACCAGCAGCGGCCGCCCGGTCACCCAGTGCAGATGGCCCGCCGCGTCCTTCACCTTGAAGTGGCCCAGTTGCGCCAGCGCAATCACAATCGCCAGTCCATTCACAAAGCCCAGCATCACCGGGTGCGGCACCATGCGAATGAACTTGCCCAGACGCAGCAACCCGAACGCCAGTTGCAGCACGCCGGCCAGCACAATCGTGGCAAACAGATACTGCACGCCATGCTGCACCACCAGCGCCACCATCACCACGGCCATCGAGCCGGTCGCGCCGGAAATCATGCCCGGACGCCCGCCGAACGCCGCCGTAATCAGGCACATCATGAAGGCCGCATACAAACCCACCAGCGGATTCACATGCGCCACCAGCGCAAAGGCAAGCGCCTCCGGCACCAGAGCCAGGGCCACGGTCACACCAGAAAGAATGTCAACTTTAGCTTCGATGACCGAAGCAGTCATAGAGGAGAAAGACAATATAAGCTCCAAGCGCGATCCACCGAGGACACAGGCAGGGATCGCCGGAAAAGGGGAAGACTCAGCAAGAGCCCGCCTCAAGAAATCAAAGGAAAAGGAAGAAACGGATCAGAGACAGAAGGGCGCGCCACTCATACTGGAGTGGACTGCAGCCTGCGGAATGGGAGGTCCAGACGCAACATCTCTTGATTCAGCCTAACATGCGCGTCCTGCCCGGCCGGGCAGGACCTGCGGCGGCGAGACCCGCGGCGGCCTGGCCCATCACCGCGCCAGACCACTCCACCACGCATCAAACTTCGCGAGCGCCCGCTCGCAGACCATCCGGTGCCGCTCCTTCTTGTCGCGCACCTTGCGCCGCGTCTCTTCCTCGAGCGGCTCCAGCAGGTCAAAGGTGATATTCGCCGGCTGGAAGCGCTTCAGCTCCGCATGCGTGATGTAGTTCACCAGCGAGCCCAGCGCCGTGCCTCGCGGAATCTCCGCCACCTCGCGCCCCATCGCCGCGGCCGCCGCATAAATGCCCGCCAGCAGCCCCATGCCCATCGACTCCGTATAGCCCTCGACGCCCGAAAGCTGCCCCGCCACAAACACACGCGGATGCGCCTTGAAATGCAGCCGCCCGGCCAGCACCGCCGGAGCCTGAATGTACGTGTTGCGGTGAATCTGCCCGTAGCGCAGAAACTTCGCATTCTCCAGGCCCGGAATCATCCTGAGAATCCGCGCCTGCTCGCCATACTTCAGGTGATTCTGAAAACCCACCAGGTTGTACGAGTCCGCCCGCAGATTCTCGCACCGCAACTGCACCACCGCCCACGGCGTCTGCCCCGTGCGCGGATCGCGCAGCCCCACCGGCTTCATCGGCCCAAACCGCAGCGTGTCGCGCCCGCGCCGCGCCAGCTCCTCAATCGGCAGGCAGCCCTCAAAGTAATCGAGCTTCTCCCAGTCCTTCTCCTTGACCGTCTCGGCGCTCACCAGCGCGTCATAAAAGCGGTCGTACTCCTCGCGATTCATCGGGCAGTTGATGTAATCCGCCGTGCCCTTGTCCCATCGCGCCGCAAAATAGACCCGGTCCATGTCGATCGACTCGGCATCCACAATCGGGCTGATCGAGTCATAAAACGCCAGATGTTCCTGCCCGGTCAGCCGCGCAATCTCCTCTGACAGCGCCGAAGACGTCAGCGGACCGCTCGCCAGCACCGTGACCGGCCCCTCCGGGTCAAGCTCGGTCACCTCTTCGCGATGCACCGTGATGCGCGGCTCGGCCGCAATCGCCGCCGTAATGCGCCGCGAAAACTCCTCGCGGTCCACCGCCAGCGCATGCCCGGCCGGAACCGCCGCCGCATCCGCGCACTGAAGCAGCGGCGAGCCCGCCCGCCGCATCTCCTGCTTCAGCAGCCACGGGGCCGTATTTTCACTCTCTGATTTCAGCGAATTCGAGCACACCAGCTCGCCAAAGTCCGCCGTCTGGTGCGCCGGAGTCTGCCGCACCGGGCGCATCTCGTACAGGTCCACGTCCGCGCCCATCCGCGCTGCCATCAGCGCAGCCTCAGGCCCGGCCAGCCCGCCGCCAATCACACGCATCCGCTCAGCCACGCCGAGCCTCGCCGGTTTCAACCATTTCTTTCCTCACTCAATCCTGAAAACGACGGCAGAGATTCCTTCCGGCGTAGCCTGCGCCGGGTCATGATGCCTTCTCAAACCGGAATGCGGTCTTGGCGCCGAAGGCGCGTCCGCCTGGACGGCCAGTCCTATTCATACGCCAGCGCGTCGATCGGGTCCTTCCGCGCCGCCTTCCATGCCGGATACAGCGACCCCAGCAGCGCCCCCACCACGGCAATCGCCGCCGCAATGCCCCACCAGGCCCCCGGAATGCCGAACGAAAATGCCGGGTTGAAGTGCCAGATCGCAGCCCTCACCGCCAGCGTCATCAGCATGCCTGCAATCGTGCCCACGGCGGCAATCAACCCCGCCTCGCGCAAAATCGCATCCAGAATGTAGAGCTTCGACGCGCCCAGCGACTTCAGAATGCCGATCTCCCGCGTCCGCTCCATCACCGCCGTGTACATCGACTGGAAGATCACCAGGAAGCCCACGATCATCGCGATCCCGATCACGCTGTCCATCGCCGCCTGAAATCCCGGCAGGTGCGAGGGCGTCAGCAGCGACACCAGTTGCTCCATCGTCTGCACCTTGAAGGTCGCGAGCCCCGGCGTATTCTTGATCTCCTGCTCAATCAGTCCGTTGTTCTTCGTGTCGTCGCTCTTGATATAGAAGAGCGAGGCATGGTCCGGGTTCCCGATAATATTGTCCAGCGTCTTGATCGGGATAAACTTGCGCCCGCCCTTGCCATGCTGCACGATCCCACAAATCTTGAAGGCCCGGCCTTCGACGATCAACGTCTGCCCCACGTGGCGTCCGCCGCCCGTCCGGGCAAAAATGTCATCAATAATGACGTCATCCGGCCCCTGAAACGGCCCGCCCGCCAGGAACACAAACGGCTTCAGCGCGTTGTAGCTCTTGAAGTCGATGCCCCAGATGTTCTCCACCGACCCCACCGTGCTCAGGTTGGTCGTCACCGGAGCCACCACCGCCACGTGCGGCAGCTTCGCCAGCACCCCGGCCACGGCAATCGGCTCCGGAGCGCCGCCAATGCCCGTGATGAAGCTCGCGCTCGGCGGCTGCACAATCAGGTCCGCGCCAATGCCGTTGTGCTCGCTCTGCGAGTTCTGGAGCGTGCCGATCATGACGCCCACAATCGTGAGAATCATGACCACTTCAATGCCAACGGCCAGCGCCGTGATCACGGTGCGCAGAGGGCGATGCAGAATGTTGCCGACAACCAGCTTGTTCATGGGATTAAAGGGAGAAACACGCGTGCGGGACGCAAGGCTCAGTGTAACAAAGCAGCCCCTTCCACCTTGGATGCGGCATCGGACACCTCGGCCTCAACCCGAAAAATTCCCCAGACCCGACACCCTCCCATACGCTCCAGATCAAAAAATATTTGCTTACTCCGGCGCCTCATCCCTAAAGAAATTCCAGAATCCGCCGAAAGCACAACTAACGATGCATCGCCTGGATCTCCCAAGCGATATCCAAATTGGAAATGAAGGTTACCAAAATGGATTCGAATACCCGAAAAAGGCGATTCATTGAATATTCTTTTTGACGATAACCTTGTCATGTTCTACGGTGGAGAAAAGCTCGCGGTAACCCTTTTCTCCTCAGCGGATAAGAGGCTGTCCGGGATGTAAACGCATGATTCACTTCGGCGAAGAGCTACGGCAGGAGCGTGAACGGCGCGGTATCTCGCTCCAGATGATCGTCGAGACGACCAAGGTGGCCAGCCGCCACCTGCAATCGCTCGAAGAGGACCACTTTGACCTGCTGCCCGGGGGCGTTTTCAACAAAGGCATCGTCCGCGACTACGCGCGCGCCGTCGGCCTCGACGAAGCCACCTGGATCGACCGCTTCATGCAGGCCTACCGTGAAAGCGGACAGATGAAGGACGACGACGTTCACTGGGTCGAGTTTGCTGAAAACGTCGGCCGCAACCGTCCCCACAAAGACCGCAACTCCCTCTTCCGGCTCCGCTGGGCCGGCGTCGCCATGCTGGTCGCCATGCTCGCCGTCTCCGGCTGGTTCGTCTGGCAATACGTCAACAACCGCGTCAGCAGCTCCGCCTCCCAGCCCGCCGCGGCATCTTCCCCCTCGCAGACCACGCAAGCCTTCAACGGCGGCTCGTGAAAGTAGCTCTTAGCTGCTAGCTTTTAGCTTTTAGCTCCTGGACCTTCGGCTTTGGTCCCAGTTTTCAGTCCCCAGTCGTCAGTTTTCAGATAGCTTTTAGCTCTTAGCTTCTAGCTGCTAGCTTTTGGTCCCCAGCCTGCGCCTGTCAGACCCCGAGCCATCATGCACGCTCCTCACCCCAATCCGGGTGCCCCGGGTCCGTGTGTTCGGACCCGGGGGAGCAATGCAACCCGCGGCCAATGAGCTAAAAGCTAAAGGCTAAAAGCTAGGAGCTAAAAGCTAAGAACGAGGAGCTAAAAACCAGCCCCCCAGACTGAAAACTGAGAACTGACAACTGGCAACCGGGGACTGACAACCGACAACTGACAACTCCCCCCATTACCCCCGTGACCTTTCTCTCACCCCGTGCGCCTTCTAGGCTCGCGCCATGCCCCGCTCCGTTCGCACTTCGCTTCCCGGCGCTTTGCCGGCGCTGCTGCTCTGCCTTCTGCTGCCCATCCCTCTCGGCGCAGCGACGCATAAAGCAAAAGCAAAGGAGCACAAGGCTCGCGCCCCGCGCATCCATTCCGTCGGTCTGGGAGCATTCCGGCCGGTCCCCTACACCGCTGATCCCGACGCAGCCGCCCCGGCCCAGACACAGCTTCGCATCCGCCCGCTGATCGTCGATGGCCGCATCGCCCAATGGACCACCGGCGACGTCCACCTGGTCACCGCCACCACCTTTACCGTGCGCGAGGCCCTGCGTGTCAACGATTCGCTGCCCACAGACCCGCACCCCCGCTGGATCTGGCAGCTTGGCCCCTGGCTGCTCGTCCACCGCACCACCGGCCGCGTCGCCGAGCTGCATCTGCCCGATTTCGATCCGCTCGTCTCCAGTGTGACGTGGTTCCGCGATTACGCCGCCTACTGCGGCCTGCACACTGGCGGCAAGCTGGTCTACGCCATCGTTGCCGAGGTGGGCACCCGCAAGCCGCTCGTCTCGAAAAAGCTCTCGGCCTTTGATCCGGCCAACCATCCCACGCCGGTCTGCGCCCCGGCCAACTGGCAGCTCGACCCGCTGCGCGTCAGCTTTCTGCCCACCGACGCCACGCCCATCACCTACAGCATCGACAACGGCTTCGCCGCTCCCGTACCGAGCGCAGACAACACCACATCCTCAGTGCCTATTCCTTGAAGGTAGTTGCTGGATAGCTGTTAGCTCTTAGCTGCTAGCTTTTAGCTCCTGAGCATTAGGTTTCAGTCCCCAGTTGTCAGTCCCCAATTCTCAGTCCTGGCCCGCGTCTGCAGGGTCTCTCATTCAAATCCGGGCGCGCCCAAGCCTGCCCCCAGCGAGACGAACCGTTCCGTGTATCCGGGGCGACCGGCGGCCAATGCGCCAATGAGCTAGGAGCTAACAGCTAGCAGCTAAACTGAATCCATGGACTCCCTCGACGCGCTCCTCCGCGAAGCTGAAATCGCTCACGGCCATCTCTGCGCTGGCCAGATTCTCGGCGTGCGCATGGCCATGCTCGGCTGCGAGCGCCTCGGCATCGGCGATCCGCGCGGCCACGACCGCAAGCGCCTTGTCACCTATGTCGAGATCGACCGCTGCGCCACCGACGCCATCGGCGTCGTCACCGGCTGCCGCCTCGGCAAGCGCGCGCTCAAGTTCCGCGACTGGGGCAAGATGGCCGCGACCTTTGTCGATCTCTCCACCGGCCGCGCCCTCCGCATTGCCGCGCTCGAGTCCTCAAAGCAGCTCGCCCGCGAGCGCTACCCCGAAATTGAAAACAAAAATCAGCAGCAGATGCGCGCCTACCGCGAGCTCCCCGATGCCGACCTCTTCGCCGAAGCCTGGGTCTCCGTCACGGTAGAGCCGCGCGAGTTGCCCGGCTACAAAGGCGAGCGCGTCGCCTGCTCCCAATGCGGAGAAGGCATCAGCTACGACCGCTTCCTGCGCTCCGGCGATGCCGTTCTCTGCTACTCCTGCGCGCATCCTGACGAGCGCTACTACCAGCCGCTCACCGGCGATGCCGCACCCCAGTCGGCGAATTCCATTCCCGGCCCACGCTGTGAGTGCCCCTGACGGCCTTTCGAGCTGATTGTGACCTTCATCACAACGGGAAGCAGCCAGAATCTCTACTCTGGTTCCACATTCACTTTTATCTGCTGCACTTGGGGAACAGGGCGCACTGGAGTTCCGCGCTCTTTTTTTGCTGCCGGGGAGAAGCCATTGAACGCGCTGCTCGTCTATCCCTCCATTCCAGATACCTACTGGAGCTTTCGCTACGCGCTCTCATTTCAGGGCAAGCGCGCCGCCCAGCCGCCGCTCGGCCTCATGACCATTGCGCCGCTGCTGCCCGGCCACTGGCGCAAGCGCCTCGTAGATATGAATGTCGAGCGCCTCACCGAGGCGCATCTGGCATGGGCCGATGTGGTGCTCATCAGCGCCATGCTCGTGCAGCGCGGCGCGGTCGACGCGTTGCTTGCCCGCTGCCGCGAGCG
The DNA window shown above is from Acidobacterium capsulatum ATCC 51196 and carries:
- a CDS encoding FmdE family protein: MDSLDALLREAEIAHGHLCAGQILGVRMAMLGCERLGIGDPRGHDRKRLVTYVEIDRCATDAIGVVTGCRLGKRALKFRDWGKMAATFVDLSTGRALRIAALESSKQLARERYPEIENKNQQQMRAYRELPDADLFAEAWVSVTVEPRELPGYKGERVACSQCGEGISYDRFLRSGDAVLCYSCAHPDERYYQPLTGDAAPQSANSIPGPRCECP
- the trmFO gene encoding methylenetetrahydrofolate--tRNA-(uracil(54)-C(5))-methyltransferase (FADH(2)-oxidizing) TrmFO, with protein sequence MRVIGGGLAGPEAALMAARMGADVDLYEMRPVRQTPAHQTADFGELVCSNSLKSESENTAPWLLKQEMRRAGSPLLQCADAAAVPAGHALAVDREEFSRRITAAIAAEPRITVHREEVTELDPEGPVTVLASGPLTSSALSEEIARLTGQEHLAFYDSISPIVDAESIDMDRVYFAARWDKGTADYINCPMNREEYDRFYDALVSAETVKEKDWEKLDYFEGCLPIEELARRGRDTLRFGPMKPVGLRDPRTGQTPWAVVQLRCENLRADSYNLVGFQNHLKYGEQARILRMIPGLENAKFLRYGQIHRNTYIQAPAVLAGRLHFKAHPRVFVAGQLSGVEGYTESMGMGLLAGIYAAAAAMGREVAEIPRGTALGSLVNYITHAELKRFQPANITFDLLEPLEEETRRKVRDKKERHRMVCERALAKFDAWWSGLAR
- a CDS encoding ABC transporter permease; the encoded protein is MNKLVVGNILHRPLRTVITALAVGIEVVMILTIVGVMIGTLQNSQSEHNGIGADLIVQPPSASFITGIGGAPEPIAVAGVLAKLPHVAVVAPVTTNLSTVGSVENIWGIDFKSYNALKPFVFLAGGPFQGPDDVIIDDIFARTGGGRHVGQTLIVEGRAFKICGIVQHGKGGRKFIPIKTLDNIIGNPDHASLFYIKSDDTKNNGLIEQEIKNTPGLATFKVQTMEQLVSLLTPSHLPGFQAAMDSVIGIAMIVGFLVIFQSMYTAVMERTREIGILKSLGASKLYILDAILREAGLIAAVGTIAGMLMTLAVRAAIWHFNPAFSFGIPGAWWGIAAAIAVVGALLGSLYPAWKAARKDPIDALAYE
- a CDS encoding helix-turn-helix domain-containing protein, which codes for MIHFGEELRQERERRGISLQMIVETTKVASRHLQSLEEDHFDLLPGGVFNKGIVRDYARAVGLDEATWIDRFMQAYRESGQMKDDDVHWVEFAENVGRNRPHKDRNSLFRLRWAGVAMLVAMLAVSGWFVWQYVNNRVSSSASQPAAASSPSQTTQAFNGGS
- a CDS encoding oxygenase MpaB family protein, translating into MQPVTPHDFATRSQAAASHSSPPAHGLFGPASLSWRVNRESALFLAAGRASLLQLAHPWVAVALDQHSSIRRDPLARFHNTFRLVFPMVFGTTQQALAASRHLYGLHTRIQGTLPETAGSHAQGSPYMANEVEALLWVFATLVESALVAHDAVLAPLTAAEREQYYADSLRLAALFGIPAAALPASWSAFQRYFAVMISSSQLSVAPLALDLAHGVLHGTGTWLPVPGWYRALTAYWMPEPLRTAFAPAFGPAFGPADSRAHTDATARRALRYLAASYRHWPAPVRFVGPYREAHARLHGRRPGPLTRLNNRFWTGAPRMLFAPPKA
- a CDS encoding SulP family inorganic anion transporter produces the protein MSFSSMTASVIEAKVDILSGVTVALALVPEALAFALVAHVNPLVGLYAAFMMCLITAAFGGRPGMISGATGSMAVVMVALVVQHGVQYLFATIVLAGVLQLAFGLLRLGKFIRMVPHPVMLGFVNGLAIVIALAQLGHFKVKDAAGHLHWVTGRPLLVMIGLIVVTMVIIYLLPKLTKAAPAALVAIITVALLSAMLGIHTLTVGDMASIHGGLPKFHIADVPWNLATLKIIVPYAFILAGVGLIETLLTLNLVDDITGTRGRPNRECLAQGAANIVCGFFGGMGGCAMIGQTMININAGARRRLSGIVAGLCLLSFILFTSSLIERIPIAALVGVMFVVSEKTFEWGTFRAIGKVPRQDIFVVATVTLVTVFTNLATAVVLGILISALVFAWEHAKQIGVKTRMDEEGRKIYELTGTVFFASTASFQELFTPQDDPEDVIVEFRHAKVMDHSALEAIDGLAGKYEQIGKRLHLRHLSPDCYELLRRAQSMVEVNVLEDPRYHVADDQIS